TGGAGCCGGCTTTGTGGCAAGGCTGACAGGGGCTAACGCAGAGTTCCTCAGCATATGGAAGAACATGTTTATTGGTGGCAAACTGCTCACAATGGAGAACGGGGAGCTAGTGCTAGAATTTAAGCCGGCTCTACCGGGGTGGCTCTTCGACGAAGAGGGGAACGCAGGGTTCACCCTCTTCGGCAAGTGCCGAGTAACCTACCACAACCCGCGCAGAGCGGATACGTGGAGGCTTGACCTCGAGAAAGCAAGAATAACACTACATTTGGAGAACGGTGAGAGAGTTGAGATACCAGGGTGCAAAGTAAGAGGAAACCTTGCATTGAAAATCAGGAACGGGGAAGTTACGGCCATAGATGTATACCTGCCGGACAGCTAGATTCCCTCCCGCTTGGAGTAAAAACTTAAAACAAATAATCTTTGAGTCGTACTTATTGTCAAAAACAAACCTGTTTGATCACGAGTACTGGAAGGATTACAATAAGAAAGAGGATGAATTAGGGAATCACTTGAATAATCCATCCAGAAGCATTGATAATGTTAGAGTAAAGGTTTGCGCGTTCTCGCTAGACATGATAACGTAGCCCAGGAAGATTGAAGATGTTATAGAACGGTTGCTACAACCATTCTTAAAGAAGAATAGCCCGAGGTTGTTTTAGATACTACAACTAGGTACAAGGGTTTTGTGCTCAAGGTTAAATATGTGGTGGAAGACATATTTGGTGTTATAGATGGCTTCAAACATTTTGAAATTGTTGAACATTGTAGCTTTCACGGTCGTGGTCATTGTTAACTTCCTGGCTGGTAGCACGACAATTATTGGCGGTAAGACTACTGCTCAAGTCTCCGACGCGTATCCGACCTTGGTGACCCCGGCGGGTATGTCTTCGCCATATTGGGGGTTATCTATGTACTGCTCGAAATATTTGTTTATTCTCAAGCACTTTCAAACCGTCAAGCAGAGGAGTTAAGGGAGAGAATAGGCTACCTGTTCGCAGCTAGCTGCGCATTGAACACAGCCTGGCTATTCCTCTGGCAGTTTGAGTACCTTGTTCCATCCGTTGCCGTCATGTTCCTGCTCCTAGCTAGTTTAATAGCTATTTACCTCAGACTAGGCGTTGCAACATCTGAGCTCCCAGCACGGATTAAAATAGGATTTCACGTGCCTTTCAGCATCTATCTTGGATGGATTACCATTGCTACCATAGCAAACGTGGCTGTTACACTGGTTTCAATCAACTGGGACGGTTTCGGGATAAGCCCTGAGGCATGGGCTGTTACAATCATAATAATTGCTCTGTTGATCACGGAGCTGGTTGCATTGACCAGGAAAGACATAGCATTCGGCTTAGTAGTCGTGTGGGCTT
This region of Thermosphaera aggregans genomic DNA includes:
- a CDS encoding tryptophan-rich sensory protein, giving the protein MGVIYVLLEIFVYSQALSNRQAEELRERIGYLFAASCALNTAWLFLWQFEYLVPSVAVMFLLLASLIAIYLRLGVATSELPARIKIGFHVPFSIYLGWITIATIANVAVTLVSINWDGFGISPEAWAVTIIIIALLITELVALTRKDIAFGLVVVWALLGIAVNQSKNQSIVAAAVVSAAMVAATFVAKILHAKLRR